One bacterium genomic region harbors:
- a CDS encoding D-aminoacylase — protein sequence MPKRISRRSFLAGSAAAALGGSALSRTADAAVKAAAPRFDILIQGGMLLDGTGAAAFPADIGIRGDRIEAIGTIGPEQAGKVIQAAGLHVSPGFIDIHTHSDGLILVYPGADSRVRQGVTTELAGNCGGSAAPLAGVDVKERSARMLEEDGVRAEWSDTAGYFACLEKAGLAINQALLTGHNTLRQNAIGMADRDLSADEMKGVVYELEKALDQGSMGLSSGLEYLPGSYAPPGELTALAQVVARHGGLYATHMRDEGEHLLEAVSEALATAKASGVRLEISHLKAAGRPNWDKQQPALDLIASARARGVQVLADAYPYPAYSTGLPIYLPAWAGEGGESALYARLADKSQRERIREAVKQQIALDPGEFSLIVIAKVWSDKNRDLIGKNLQQIADSRGVEPAELVLQLIEEEQSKVDMIGFGMRPENVEMVLSHPLVMLGSDGYSIAPTGKMAGARPHPRSYGAFARLLGYYCRERKLFDLPAAVRKITSMPADQIGLKDRGRLARGMAADLVLFDAATVVDTATFDDPQRYAKGVEYVLVNGALAVERGQSTPARAGRVIRRG from the coding sequence ATGCCCAAGCGAATTTCACGCCGCTCGTTCCTGGCCGGGTCGGCCGCGGCCGCCCTGGGAGGGTCCGCGTTGAGCCGCACGGCCGACGCTGCGGTCAAGGCCGCCGCGCCGCGGTTCGATATCCTGATCCAGGGCGGGATGCTCCTGGACGGCACAGGGGCCGCCGCATTCCCGGCGGATATCGGTATCCGTGGCGACCGGATCGAGGCTATCGGGACAATCGGGCCGGAGCAGGCGGGGAAGGTGATCCAGGCCGCCGGACTGCATGTCAGCCCCGGGTTCATCGACATCCACACACACTCGGACGGCCTGATCCTGGTCTACCCGGGAGCGGACAGCCGGGTGCGCCAGGGCGTGACCACCGAGCTGGCCGGCAACTGCGGCGGCTCGGCGGCCCCGCTGGCCGGGGTGGATGTGAAGGAGCGGAGCGCGCGGATGCTTGAGGAGGACGGGGTCCGGGCCGAGTGGTCCGACACGGCCGGGTATTTCGCCTGCCTCGAAAAAGCCGGCCTGGCGATCAACCAGGCCCTGCTGACCGGGCACAACACCCTGCGCCAGAACGCAATCGGCATGGCGGACCGCGACCTGAGCGCGGATGAGATGAAGGGCGTGGTCTATGAGCTGGAAAAAGCCCTGGACCAGGGCTCGATGGGGCTGTCCTCCGGCCTGGAGTACCTTCCCGGCAGCTACGCCCCGCCCGGTGAGCTGACCGCCCTGGCCCAGGTCGTGGCGCGTCACGGCGGGCTCTACGCCACCCACATGCGCGATGAGGGCGAGCACCTTCTTGAGGCGGTGAGCGAGGCCCTGGCCACGGCGAAGGCAAGCGGGGTGCGGCTGGAGATATCGCACCTCAAGGCCGCGGGCCGTCCCAACTGGGACAAGCAGCAGCCGGCCCTGGACCTGATAGCCTCGGCCCGAGCCCGCGGGGTGCAGGTGCTGGCGGATGCCTACCCCTACCCGGCCTACTCCACCGGCCTGCCGATCTACCTTCCCGCCTGGGCCGGCGAGGGCGGCGAGTCTGCGCTCTACGCCCGTCTGGCCGATAAGAGCCAGCGCGAGCGCATCCGGGAGGCGGTAAAGCAGCAGATCGCCCTCGACCCGGGGGAATTCAGCCTGATCGTGATCGCCAAGGTCTGGTCGGATAAAAACCGGGACCTGATCGGCAAAAACCTTCAGCAGATAGCCGACAGCCGCGGCGTGGAACCGGCCGAGCTGGTGCTGCAACTGATCGAGGAGGAACAGTCCAAGGTGGACATGATCGGGTTCGGGATGCGGCCCGAAAATGTGGAGATGGTTCTGTCGCACCCGCTGGTGATGCTGGGCTCGGACGGTTACAGCATCGCGCCCACCGGCAAGATGGCGGGCGCGCGGCCCCATCCCCGCTCGTACGGGGCTTTCGCGCGCCTGCTGGGCTATTACTGCCGGGAGCGCAAGCTGTTCGACCTTCCGGCCGCGGTGCGGAAAATCACCTCCATGCCCGCGGACCAGATCGGCCTGAAAGACCGGGGACGGCTGGCCCGCGGGATGGCGGCCGACCTGGTGCTGTTCGACGCCGCCACGGTGGTGGACACGGCGACTTTCGACGACCCGCAGCGCTACGCGAAAGGGGTCGAGTACGTGCTGGTCAACGGCGCGCTCGCGGTAGAGCGCGGGCAGAGCACTCCGGCCCGGGCCGGGCGGGTGATCCGCCGCGGCTGA
- a CDS encoding MerR family transcriptional regulator: protein MYYRIGQVARQVGLTEKRIREYEEEGLINPKRRESSIQRQYDDFDVRRIKQIKSLIHERGLTLAGIKALLAVAPCWEIIECDNRMHCPAFIDPRKKCWTIREELRTDNQCMGHCDRCPKYIVRNITVSPLFDKTPPLIRLE from the coding sequence ATGTATTACAGGATCGGCCAGGTCGCCCGGCAAGTCGGGTTGACCGAGAAGAGGATCCGAGAATACGAGGAAGAAGGGCTGATCAATCCGAAAAGGCGCGAAAGCAGTATTCAGCGCCAGTATGATGATTTCGATGTCCGCCGGATAAAGCAGATCAAATCGCTGATACACGAGCGCGGACTGACCCTCGCCGGTATCAAGGCCCTGCTGGCCGTGGCTCCCTGCTGGGAGATAATAGAATGCGACAACCGGATGCATTGCCCGGCGTTCATCGATCCGCGCAAAAAATGCTGGACCATCCGCGAGGAGTTGCGTACCGACAACCAGTGCATGGGCCACTGCGACCGCTGCCCGAAATACATTGTCCGCAATATCACGGTGAGCCCGCTGTTCGACAAGACCCCCCCGCTTATCCGGTTGGAATAG
- a CDS encoding bacteriohemerythrin → MSQWSEEYRVNVAVLDEQHKMLFHLLDDLENCLKGNNTEDIAFIIGELHAYALYHFAAEERLLARFNFAGLDAHRAEHREFEAKVFEFRSRSIHPDPGLPLQMKDFLEQWIASHIKKTDKEYSEFFNSYGIF, encoded by the coding sequence ATGAGCCAGTGGAGCGAGGAATACAGAGTGAACGTGGCCGTGCTGGATGAACAGCATAAAATGCTGTTCCACCTGCTCGATGACCTCGAAAACTGCCTGAAGGGGAACAACACTGAGGATATAGCGTTCATAATCGGCGAGCTGCACGCCTACGCGCTGTACCATTTCGCCGCCGAGGAACGTCTGCTGGCGCGTTTCAATTTTGCTGGCTTGGATGCCCACCGTGCGGAACACCGCGAGTTCGAGGCCAAGGTTTTCGAGTTCCGCTCACGCTCCATACACCCCGATCCGGGCCTGCCGCTGCAGATGAAAGATTTTCTGGAACAGTGGATTGCCAGCCACATCAAGAAAACAGACAAGGAATATTCGGAATTCTTCAACAGTTACGGCATTTTCTGA